A single window of Deltaproteobacteria bacterium DNA harbors:
- a CDS encoding amidohydrolase, with translation MMASKYRLFSADSHLEISPERWTRRVPEKFRDRAPRLVKLANGGDGIIIEGRPLYVVGLAIAGKPYERHELRGVSYEGSEGAGAPEQRIKEQDQDGVDGEILYTSASNLSFWRGINNDDAYLATVHAYNTFLAEEYCAVNRDRLIALGAIPTHSVDAAIKELEYCAKAGLKGMMLNTFPSGKSYPSLADDRFYAAALDLNMPLSVHVAMGLPDGPLFKYDKDPGEVAFGGEPIRVLTRFGGNSGLNAVQLLLSGVFERLPKLRIYWAETQMGWLPYYYDQLDDVYKRSKHWMQRYFDLKPLKRQPSEYFREHLYWGFIYDRVGLRLRYDVGVDKIMWGNDFPHSAGDWPNSKRVIADIFSGVPEDEKQKMLVDNAVSFFHLN, from the coding sequence ATGATGGCTAGCAAGTATCGGCTTTTTTCCGCCGACTCACATTTAGAAATATCACCGGAGCGTTGGACCAGGCGGGTGCCGGAGAAGTTTCGCGATCGGGCGCCGCGTTTGGTGAAGCTCGCCAATGGTGGCGATGGCATCATCATCGAGGGGCGGCCGCTTTATGTTGTCGGTCTGGCGATCGCCGGTAAGCCCTATGAGCGGCATGAGCTGCGGGGAGTCAGCTACGAAGGCTCGGAGGGCGCGGGCGCGCCGGAGCAACGTATCAAGGAGCAGGATCAGGACGGCGTCGACGGCGAGATACTCTATACTTCTGCGAGCAACTTGAGTTTCTGGCGCGGTATTAACAACGACGACGCCTATCTTGCCACGGTGCATGCTTACAATACGTTTCTCGCCGAAGAATATTGCGCGGTCAATCGCGATCGACTGATTGCTCTCGGCGCGATTCCGACCCATTCCGTCGACGCGGCGATCAAAGAATTAGAATACTGCGCTAAGGCTGGACTCAAGGGCATGATGCTCAATACCTTTCCCAGCGGAAAATCCTATCCGTCGCTGGCGGACGATCGTTTCTATGCCGCGGCACTGGATCTAAACATGCCGCTTTCAGTGCACGTCGCGATGGGATTGCCGGACGGGCCGCTGTTCAAGTACGACAAAGATCCCGGCGAGGTGGCGTTCGGCGGCGAGCCGATCCGCGTGCTCACGCGCTTTGGCGGCAACAGCGGCTTGAACGCGGTGCAGCTGCTGTTGTCCGGCGTCTTCGAGCGTTTGCCGAAGCTAAGAATATATTGGGCGGAAACACAGATGGGCTGGCTGCCTTACTATTACGATCAGCTCGACGACGTTTATAAACGCAGCAAGCATTGGATGCAGCGCTACTTCGATTTGAAACCTCTGAAGAGGCAGCCGAGCGAATATTTTCGCGAGCATTTATACTGGGGCTTCATCTACGACCGCGTGGGATTGCGGCTGCGTTACGATGTCGGCGTCGATAAGATCATGTGGGGCAATGACTTTCCCCACTCAGCGGGAGACTGGCCCAACTCGAAGCGGGTCATCGCGGATATTTTTTCCGGTGTCCCTGAAGATGAAAAGCAGAAGATGCTTGTGGACAACGCGGTATCATTCTTCCATTTGAATTGA